TAAATCTCACCCGACTGCTGCAGACATTTTGAAGTTGACAACGATCCAATTGTAATTCATATTATTGAGACGCCCGCGGAGGGCAAACACGTCTGGCGTTTTGTTGGTAAACAACTCTGCATTCTGCCCGTTTGCTCCAGAATATAACGAGCCAGAGGAGATGCTCATGCAAATATCTCACCACAGGTTCCGGTGGGAATATTATCGAAAGAATGACGTTCCACAGTGAATATGAAATCACCATCAGGGTCACCGCTGTCAATATCACTTTCAGTTAGAGTTTCCGTGGTGAAATATGTGTTATCTATTGATCCTGAACTCTCTGTTTGAATCCGGACAAAAGCAAAGCCGTCAATTTGGAATAAAATCACGACAATGTCACAGTCTCTCATGCTGTTTAAAGTCTGGTTGTTCTTATACGCTTAACTGTAAAGGGCTCAATTTCAATCAATCAACCCAAGTGAAGCCAAATTAAAAGCATAACATTTTTGTCTcttatattttttcactttataCAAAGATAGCgaaaaaacatatttgacaAAAAGCAGAGGAATGATCATGAATAAACTAACTTTGTGAATTTTAAGGATGAATTTCATGAGGTTACATTGGAAATAGAATTTGTTTGACATGTTATACGAGACAATACATAATATTGTTTTAGAGTGTGACTGTGAAGACAGAACGGGAAACCCCATAAAACCGCAGGGGATTTGTCACGTTGGAACCCTTTGAGTCCTCCTGAGGACCGCTATTGGTCCTCCAACCCCACTTTGAGAAGCCCTGATTTAACCCGAACCGGAAGCTGAGGTTTTCCCAGCCGAAGCCGGTCCACCTGAAAGCAGCCCCGGGCACAAACAACACATCGTCGGCTCGCAATCTTCCATTCATCAACCCTGATTTTCTCTCAACCATTAATTCCACCCAAGCGAAGGAGCTGGAAGCAGGAAGCCTGTCTGGAGCGCAGATGCTGGAGCAGATATGCGGATGTCACGACAGCAGCGGTTTCTCTTTCGCacaatgggaaaaaaaataaaaaatacattcagcCTGGACGTTGGAAAAAAGCTGTTTAATATCAACCCcgttatttcaaaatgtgcaagtCTGTTGTTCGTGTGTCAAGTGATGAAACACCTACAGACATTTATCACCTCTGCTGTTTCTACCCCAAGTTCATCCAGTGGATATGACATAGCCTatataccccccaaaaaaaaaaaaaaacaacgactgGTTTAACAagcaattaaataaaacaacaaaaacagcgtCGGGTTGCTACAGGTCTACGTCCCACAACTTGGAATTCCATTGAATTATGAGATGAATTTGATTAATTAAAGCTACCGAGGAGATATTTCAACGCCACAAACGTGTCCTGCTTGTGGTTTTCTGTGGGGGACAAATaactcaggggggggggggaggttttgGGGGATAGAAAAGTATTGTTTCACATGAGACGGAAAATAAGACAAGTCCCTGGATGTCTGTTTTTGCATAAAACCAGACACCAAGCAAGCTACGGAGAACAGATGTAtatacatttagttgtgttttaggCTGCGACAATCCCGCTCAAAGGAAACACCAAAcgtgtctctcttcttccctccgaAACACAGTACCTGCTCGGTGACATTTCATATATATCTCGGATTTTTGTGTCAGCTATAAAAGCCATTGTATAATAAATTACAATCTCACTAACAgtgctgaaaaataaaataaaatgtctaaGAGCATGTTCCCTCTTGTAATACAGCAACATAGACGAAGATAAACAAAATGGCTGAAATGAAACGCATGGCAACGACCtcacaaacaaattaaaataacaccctgttaataatagtaataataacaataatagtaataatgttTTGATCATATGCTGCAGTTTTTGGAACGTCCCTAAAATTTATCTTGGGGGGAAGGGGAATCTATAAAGGcatttttatctttcttttcaaACCCACTAATCAAGATGCGTATCTCGGTTTTTATCCTGATTCATTATGGACAATTCTCTACAACGGTGTTATCGATTAATCTGAACTCCTCGAAGCAGTATACTTTGATTGGTATCTCAAAGCCGACCCTAAAAGGCAAAACAGAGCTCCTCCGACAATTTAAAGAAATGAACTTGATTTCACATGAATAGAAAATAATAtcataatgacaataaaaaataaaaaaaacgagcATAATTCCGGAGACAGAATGAACGTTAaatagcacacaaacacaaggcaGGAGGAAGGCTAGACTGGATTCTATGAACTCAAACTGTTTTTGAAAACATCAATCCCAAAAGTGCcccagtggaaaaaaaagaaacagggaTGAAGCCATGACTTTTAAAGTTATACAATATTTACAAAAGTGGATCCAAATGTGATGCGAGAGGCGGTGCCATATACGTGTGTAGATATCTCTACAGCTACAGCCCATCCTGCTGTGGAAAAGTGCCAGATAATCCAAATCAATCAATCGCCACGGAGCCCTTCTTGAAGCCCGACGAATGTCTGAGGGGGGAGAAGCATCGTTTAAACGCttgttttgtgtaaaaatagaatggacctttttgtttaataCTGCTCTCTGACTTACGCTGGAGGTCATGCCGTGTATTTAACCAAATCACTGCACTCTGGTCCAAAACTGTTTAAGGAGTTTAGCCTGCGAGCTGCACAAATgatgataaaaaaatacaaaatgataatataatagtaataatctATGTTCGTAACTAAATCCTGAACTCTGCTCTCAACGCATaaacaggagctggaggaccagCAGAGTCTGGATGCTGAGCGGCCGACAGAGGAGACCCGGGCGATGCTCATCCACAGCTGGACTCCACTGGACTGGGGCTGCAGCCTTTACTGGCCCTCCAGTTTACTCCATTAACGCAGCTCctttgacacccccccccccgttttacCCCCCAACTCCCTCCCAACCATCACTGCTGGACGCACAATTTAGAGCTACAAAACTAAACGcctttgtattttctttcccttttacgCACAGGGAAAATGTGTCTTGTGATTTGATATAAAAGTGGCGAATGGAAACCATTCAGCTATGCTTTTAGTCTAAAACAGgtatccgccccccccccccccctcaccaccctccccccctcgtcAAGTATAATTTCAATACACAATAGGGGCTACACCTTAAAACTGCGTCGACTGGAGTCACAGTGCTGGGCATGTATCCTCGGAGAACACAACACAGGCTTATGTTCCTTTAGCGCTGGGAGAGGAGAAAAatgtcctgcccccccctcacttATTTCTCCGATATTCACCGCAGATTTTGTATAAGTACTCACTGCAATCTATTATACATAAAACACCCACTATAGCGCGTCATAGTTCAGTGATTTATATATAACATTGGGGATAAATAAAAGGGATAACGGTGTCCTGGAGGAGCGGTCCAGCGGAGTTCATTGGACCGGGGTCTGGACCCCGTGGTGCGGCGGCGTGTCCCCGTACACATCCTCGCTCCCCGGCAGCGCTCCTCCGGGAGGGGTCATGCgtttctccttctgtctccgGTTACAAAACCAAACCCTCACCACTTCTTTCTCCAAGTGCAAACTGTCCGCGAGACCGATTATTTCCGACGCCGCCGGTTTGGGGCACTTTAAAAAATGGCTCTCCAGAGCTCCCTTTACGCTAACCTCGATCGAAGTccgttttttccttttcctcccctgcGCCGCTATTTTGTCCAGGCTGGTCGGGCTCCCCGAGGTGGAGTCCGCCTCCTCCAACCACTTGTTCAACAGGGGTTTCAGCTTACACATGTTTTTGAAGCTGAGCTGCAGGGCCTCAAACCTGCATATGGTGGTTTGGGAAAACACATTTCCGTACAGGGTCCCCAGGGCGAGTCCCACGTCCGCCTGCGTGAAGCCCAGCTTGATCCTCCGCTGTTTGAACTGCTTGGCGAACTGCTCCAGGTCGTCCGAGGTCGGCGTATCCTCGTCCGAGTGGTCGTGGTGGCTCTGCGGTCGgtgctggtgctgatgctggGACGCGGGGTGGCCGTGGTCGCTGAGGTGCGGGCTGTGGTGGTCGTCATGACTGTCTCTGAGGTTGTGGTGGTGCATCCCCTGCCCCCCGCTGCCCGGGATCAGCCCGTTCACGCCGAAGCCCGGCTGTGAGTAAATAAGGCTTTGGCCGTTCGTCGTGCCCATGCTCGGAATGTGAGCCGCGGTGGTGGTTCTCCACGCCCGGCCGTCGTGGTGGTTCCCGTGCGTCTGGTGCACCAGGTGCGGCGGCCGCGGCTGGTGCTGCAGGTTGTTGCTGGAGTTGTGCATCTCGTCCCGGGCGCCCTGCACCGCGGGTTTGATGTCCTGTTCCGCGCCGAGCGGGCTGGAGGACCACGGGACTCCCTCTCCGTGGGACAGCGCCGTGATCCACTGGTGCGCGTGGCTGAGCGTGTGGTTGTTGCTCTGCAGCGGGTAGTCGCCCTGCAACAGGCTCTGCGCGTCCCGGTACGCCGTGGCTTGTTGCATGCTGCCGGGCTCCGAATGCACGATGGATGCGCTGGAGGTGAGGATGTTGTAGTGGTTAGACGCTGCGGTCGCCATGACTCTCGGAGCCGGACTGGTCGCTGTTATTAAAGGAACCTCGCATTTGACAGATCCTCTCCTGCCCACAGGCGGCTCTCAGGCACTCTGCCAAGTGGACGCCGAGGCGCACCTGGACTCCGCCACGCCCCCGCAGCTCATTGGACGTCAAGGGATGATGGACGTGGTTGCCAGGGGTAACGACGCATTGATTGGCCGCGGGGAAGTCTCCACAAACACTACTCTCTTTGTTGGAGAGGTGCGAGTTGAGGCTCCCGTGGAAGCGGAGAGCCGGAGTGCAGGATGGGGAGACGGAGCACCGGGATCAGCAGTGCAACTGTAAGATACAGTTGATTTACTTATTATGATGATTATGATGTTTTATCAAGGAGACTATTGTT
This genomic stretch from Gasterosteus aculeatus chromosome 20, fGasAcu3.hap1.1, whole genome shotgun sequence harbors:
- the pou3f2b gene encoding POU domain, class 3, transcription factor 2, which codes for MATAASNHYNILTSSASIVHSEPGSMQQATAYRDAQSLLQGDYPLQSNNHTLSHAHQWITALSHGEGVPWSSSPLGAEQDIKPAVQGARDEMHNSSNNLQHQPRPPHLVHQTHGNHHDGRAWRTTTAAHIPSMGTTNGQSLIYSQPGFGVNGLIPGSGGQGMHHHNLRDSHDDHHSPHLSDHGHPASQHQHQHRPQSHHDHSDEDTPTSDDLEQFAKQFKQRRIKLGFTQADVGLALGTLYGNVFSQTTICRFEALQLSFKNMCKLKPLLNKWLEEADSTSGSPTSLDKIAAQGRKRKKRTSIEVSVKGALESHFLKCPKPAASEIIGLADSLHLEKEVVRVWFCNRRQKEKRMTPPGGALPGSEDVYGDTPPHHGVQTPVQ